In Sphingomonas panacisoli, one genomic interval encodes:
- a CDS encoding protein-L-isoaspartate(D-aspartate) O-methyltransferase, with the protein MPLIISAWRATRGDDLRRRLQRSLARFIFIFAGMAMISTAGVCGDFGADRLSLVKRIREEVRRAAPAAADRELDRALAAIVRIPREEFVAPSDRAQAYADTPLPIGYDQTISDTYIVALTTAAARLPDHANVLDVGTGSGYQAAVLAELGAQVTSIEIVRPLADEARARLARLKYRQIDVRAGDGYAGAADRAPFDAIIVAAGAAAVPQPLLDQLKVGGRIVMPIGPSWASEQLLVLTKTDSNTFDRCSLGWTMYVPLTGQGARVPNASGLMDRKIRQCFGVSVAKPSFSRLKG; encoded by the coding sequence GTGCCGCTTATCATCTCGGCTTGGCGAGCGACGAGAGGCGATGACCTCAGAAGGCGACTTCAGCGGTCGCTCGCCAGATTCATATTCATCTTTGCCGGTATGGCGATGATCTCGACGGCGGGAGTTTGCGGCGATTTCGGTGCCGACCGCCTGTCCCTCGTCAAACGCATCCGAGAAGAGGTGAGACGCGCAGCGCCTGCGGCGGCCGATCGTGAACTCGATCGTGCGCTCGCGGCGATCGTCCGCATTCCGCGCGAAGAATTCGTGGCGCCGTCCGATCGAGCCCAGGCATATGCCGATACGCCATTGCCGATCGGGTATGATCAGACGATTTCCGACACGTATATTGTGGCGTTGACGACGGCGGCGGCGCGCCTGCCCGATCATGCCAACGTGCTCGATGTCGGCACCGGGTCGGGGTATCAAGCGGCCGTTCTGGCCGAGCTCGGTGCCCAGGTTACGTCGATCGAAATCGTTCGCCCGCTCGCCGATGAGGCGCGAGCCCGGCTTGCGCGCCTGAAATATCGGCAAATCGACGTGCGTGCCGGCGACGGTTACGCCGGCGCGGCGGACCGTGCGCCGTTCGATGCGATCATCGTCGCCGCAGGCGCCGCAGCCGTACCGCAACCCTTGCTTGACCAGTTGAAGGTTGGGGGGCGCATCGTAATGCCGATTGGTCCCTCCTGGGCCAGCGAGCAGTTGCTCGTGCTGACGAAGACGGATTCGAACACGTTTGACCGATGCTCGCTCGGCTGGACGATGTATGTGCCGCTGACCGGCCAGGGCGCTCGCGTACCGAATGCCAGCGGGTTGATGGATCGAAAAATTCGGCAATGCTTCGGCGTGAGCGTCGCCAAGCCGTCGTTCAGTCGCC
- a CDS encoding PepSY domain-containing protein gives MKPHILLPLLALSGALLPTAASAAPKPKLTMAQARAIALKRAPGAIKDAEYEHEGRGWRFSFDILQGKRIHEIGVDAMTGAIVEDKYEALDSKD, from the coding sequence ATGAAGCCCCACATTCTCCTCCCTCTGCTCGCCTTGAGCGGCGCATTGCTCCCAACCGCCGCGTCGGCCGCGCCGAAGCCCAAATTGACCATGGCGCAAGCCCGGGCGATCGCGCTCAAGCGCGCGCCGGGGGCGATCAAGGACGCCGAGTACGAGCATGAAGGCCGCGGCTGGCGCTTTTCGTTCGATATCCTCCAAGGCAAGCGCATCCACGAAATCGGCGTCGATGCGATGACCGGCGCGATCGTCGAGGACAAGTACGAAGCTCTGGACAGCAAGGACTGA
- a CDS encoding response regulator transcription factor, translating to MRILVAEDDAGAAGFIERGLAELGHVVTRVSDGEDALHLGATETFDAIVLDRMMPGMEGLDVLRRLRAAQIPTPVMVLTAKGGIADRVDGLDAGADDYLVKPFAMAELIARLNALLRRPPISDVVTRLDVGDITLDRLRREVTRAGRSIHLQPREFALLELLMRNAGRVVTRTMFLEEVWGFHFDPQTNIVESHLSRVRSKLREGFGDDPIETVRGAGYRIRGDG from the coding sequence GTGCGTATCCTCGTCGCCGAAGACGATGCCGGCGCCGCCGGATTCATCGAACGCGGGCTGGCCGAGCTCGGTCACGTGGTGACTCGCGTGTCGGACGGAGAGGATGCGCTTCACCTCGGTGCGACGGAGACGTTCGACGCGATCGTGCTCGATCGGATGATGCCGGGGATGGAGGGGCTGGACGTGCTGCGCCGGCTGCGCGCTGCCCAGATACCCACGCCGGTGATGGTGCTGACCGCTAAAGGCGGCATCGCCGATCGGGTCGATGGCCTCGACGCCGGGGCCGACGACTATCTCGTCAAGCCGTTCGCGATGGCCGAACTGATCGCGCGGTTGAACGCCTTGTTGCGCCGACCGCCGATCAGCGACGTCGTGACCCGGCTCGACGTCGGCGATATCACGCTCGATCGTCTGCGCCGCGAAGTGACGCGCGCCGGCCGGTCGATCCACCTGCAGCCGCGCGAGTTCGCCCTGCTGGAATTGCTGATGCGCAACGCCGGCCGCGTGGTGACGCGCACGATGTTTCTGGAAGAGGTCTGGGGCTTTCATTTCGACCCGCAGACGAACATCGTCGAAAGCCACTTGAGCCGGGTACGATCGAAATTGCGCGAGGGGTTCGGCGACGACCCGATCGAAACCGTGCGCGGCGCGGGCTACCGGATCCGCGGGGATGGCTAG
- a CDS encoding HAMP domain-containing sensor histidine kinase, producing the protein MASLRASAAYRIAFTYALTFTIAILLLGVAVYFVADAEFRGERDQAISGEIVDLTREGDGSELIEDIGAREAARAKPTFGYAVFDKAGLRIGGRLDTPRPELGFSMITFRDPIEGADAARARAVDLPDGRRLVVAVDSEAIEQIDATILTLFGAAFVVVLLIGGAGGLLLGRYLRRRLGTISATANAIVAGDIGQRMPVGASGDEFDAVALALNAMLDRIASLMENLRQVSSDVAHDLRTPLLRLRGQLERVGKEEGAAQRALDQGDELLRLFSAILRITEVESGGLERSFIRIDLSTLTHDVAESFLPALHDGGRTLDWEIEPDIFVHGDRELIAQSLANMLDNSQTHTPPGTHIVMTLDANTEWVRLSVSDDGPGVPREERDAILRRFYRTEASRTTPGNGLGLSLVSAVAAAHGGEIAVAASQPRGLRLTMVLPRTP; encoded by the coding sequence ATGGCTAGCCTACGCGCCAGCGCGGCCTATCGGATCGCGTTCACCTACGCGCTGACGTTCACCATCGCGATCCTGCTGCTCGGGGTAGCGGTGTATTTCGTTGCCGACGCCGAATTCCGGGGTGAACGGGATCAAGCGATCTCGGGGGAAATCGTCGATTTGACGCGCGAGGGCGACGGCTCCGAACTGATCGAGGATATTGGGGCACGCGAGGCCGCTCGGGCGAAGCCCACCTTCGGCTATGCCGTGTTCGACAAAGCCGGCCTGCGCATCGGCGGGCGGCTCGACACGCCACGCCCCGAACTGGGTTTCAGTATGATCACCTTCCGCGATCCCATCGAGGGCGCCGACGCCGCCCGCGCACGGGCGGTCGATCTGCCGGACGGGCGGCGATTGGTCGTGGCTGTCGACTCGGAAGCGATCGAGCAGATCGACGCTACTATACTGACGTTGTTCGGCGCTGCGTTCGTCGTCGTATTGCTGATCGGCGGTGCGGGCGGCCTGTTGCTTGGACGCTATCTGCGCCGCCGCCTGGGCACGATCAGCGCAACGGCCAACGCGATCGTCGCCGGCGATATCGGTCAACGCATGCCCGTGGGTGCGAGCGGCGACGAGTTCGACGCGGTTGCGCTCGCACTGAACGCGATGCTGGATCGGATCGCCAGCCTGATGGAAAACCTGCGCCAAGTATCGAGCGACGTCGCGCACGATTTGCGCACGCCCTTGCTGCGATTGCGCGGGCAGCTCGAACGCGTCGGCAAGGAAGAGGGCGCCGCACAGCGCGCGCTCGATCAGGGTGACGAACTACTCCGCCTGTTCAGCGCGATCCTGCGCATCACCGAGGTCGAGAGCGGCGGGCTGGAGCGCAGCTTTATCCGGATCGACTTGTCGACGTTGACCCACGATGTCGCGGAAAGCTTTCTACCGGCGCTCCACGATGGCGGTCGGACTTTGGACTGGGAAATCGAGCCTGACATCTTCGTCCACGGCGATCGCGAACTGATCGCACAATCGCTGGCGAACATGCTCGACAACAGCCAGACGCACACACCGCCCGGCACCCACATCGTGATGACGCTCGACGCCAATACCGAGTGGGTGCGTCTCTCCGTCAGCGACGATGGTCCCGGCGTGCCGCGCGAAGAGCGGGATGCCATCCTGCGGCGTTTCTATCGCACCGAGGCGAGCCGGACGACGCCGGGCAACGGGCTGGGGCTCAGCCTGGTATCGGCGGTCGCGGCGGCGCATGGCGGTGAGATCGCGGTTGCGGCCAGTCAGCCGCGCGGCCTGCGCCTGACCATGGTATTGCCGCGCACGCCCTGA
- a CDS encoding PstS family phosphate ABC transporter substrate-binding protein, with protein MITATPAACPASPLRGSAPSILKTLAPAWRDDFVVRFPDTPVELLTPFGPPQGALDPGLEAFLEGRADFAFLTREIAEADLATFRKSHRGVSPSVVPVATGAWDRFGYVDAVAIVVNSANPIRRLSYRQLDAIFSSSRLRGGSVPTDWAALGVAGWRGRPIHILGGGGWAGEESARALTIRRRILSIGGRRGRWKPAPDSGSEADVVDRVAADPLAIGFTGMGHLKVNVRPVAIALGDRSPAYLPTAGTIAADRYPLARTVDLLLAPATACGARLRTFARYLLSDAGQAQIGASGVFQPLSKATLRRSLQSVDRQGVRGNTMVRRRPRG; from the coding sequence ATGATCACGGCGACGCCGGCGGCTTGTCCGGCGTCGCCGCTGCGGGGGAGCGCGCCGTCGATTCTGAAAACGCTTGCCCCGGCGTGGCGCGACGATTTCGTGGTCCGCTTTCCCGACACTCCCGTCGAGCTGCTCACGCCGTTCGGGCCGCCCCAAGGTGCGCTCGATCCCGGCCTCGAGGCGTTCCTGGAAGGCCGCGCCGATTTCGCTTTTCTGACGCGCGAGATTGCCGAGGCCGACTTGGCCACGTTCCGAAAATCGCATCGTGGCGTCTCGCCGTCGGTCGTGCCGGTAGCGACAGGCGCGTGGGATCGGTTCGGGTATGTCGATGCCGTGGCGATTGTCGTCAACAGCGCCAATCCGATACGCCGACTGAGCTATCGTCAGCTCGACGCCATTTTCTCGTCGAGCCGCCTGCGGGGAGGAAGTGTGCCCACCGACTGGGCGGCGCTCGGCGTCGCGGGTTGGCGCGGTCGCCCGATCCACATCCTCGGGGGAGGTGGCTGGGCAGGCGAGGAATCGGCGCGTGCGCTCACGATCCGCCGGCGGATATTGAGCATCGGGGGACGACGGGGCCGCTGGAAGCCCGCGCCGGACAGCGGGTCGGAAGCCGATGTCGTGGATCGCGTCGCCGCCGATCCGCTCGCGATCGGCTTTACCGGTATGGGCCACCTCAAGGTGAATGTACGGCCCGTCGCGATCGCTCTGGGGGATCGATCGCCGGCTTACCTTCCGACGGCCGGTACGATCGCCGCCGACCGATATCCGCTGGCGCGGACCGTCGATCTGCTGCTCGCCCCAGCTACAGCCTGCGGGGCGCGGCTACGGACGTTCGCTCGTTATCTGCTGAGCGACGCAGGGCAGGCGCAGATAGGCGCATCCGGCGTGTTCCAGCCCCTCAGCAAAGCGACGCTGCGACGGTCGTTGCAGTCGGTCGATCGTCAGGGCGTGCGCGGCAATACCATGGTCAGGCGCAGGCCGCGCGGCTGA
- a CDS encoding PstS family phosphate ABC transporter substrate-binding protein, producing MPGFASFKRRHIAALATVTALGLTTAIAFQPANALKYAKREHNLKVDPRIPVWVPGPVDVQPEEELHVVGADVMDEMTLGWVKMMRKAYPRLSVDMEARASGSGGPGLTNEISELAPVGRELLPAEAEGFRKKFGYDATGFRVATGSVGSLGKTAASIIMVDKDNPINCLSMQQLDSIYSSTRNRGGPDITNWGQVGLTGAWASKPIHLYGLKSPNGIEWYFKIQVMKMGEYRDGIQFTKGRGFTHAFNVAAEDMKDHPGGLTYALLANITPNTKAVALSETTGGKCVYPTTQSVYDHSYPLSRYVYIYVNHKPGTKLPAKVREFLKAVLSREGQQQVANDGVYIPLQASVVKEELAKLDTM from the coding sequence TTGCCAGGTTTTGCTTCATTCAAGCGCCGCCATATCGCCGCGCTTGCCACCGTGACCGCACTGGGTCTGACCACCGCGATCGCATTCCAGCCCGCTAATGCGCTCAAATACGCCAAGCGCGAGCACAATCTGAAGGTCGATCCGCGCATTCCGGTGTGGGTGCCGGGTCCGGTCGATGTCCAGCCGGAAGAGGAGCTCCACGTCGTCGGCGCCGACGTCATGGATGAAATGACGCTCGGCTGGGTGAAGATGATGCGCAAGGCCTATCCGCGGCTAAGCGTCGACATGGAAGCGCGCGCGTCGGGCAGTGGTGGCCCCGGCCTGACCAACGAGATTTCCGAGCTCGCGCCGGTCGGCCGCGAATTGCTGCCCGCCGAAGCCGAGGGCTTCCGCAAGAAGTTCGGCTACGACGCCACCGGCTTCCGCGTCGCCACCGGCAGCGTCGGCTCGCTGGGCAAGACTGCGGCGTCGATCATCATGGTCGACAAGGACAACCCGATCAATTGCCTCAGCATGCAGCAGCTCGACAGCATCTATTCGTCGACGCGCAACCGCGGCGGACCGGACATCACCAACTGGGGCCAGGTCGGCTTGACCGGCGCCTGGGCGTCGAAGCCGATTCACCTTTACGGTCTGAAATCGCCAAACGGGATCGAATGGTATTTCAAGATCCAGGTCATGAAGATGGGCGAGTATCGCGACGGGATCCAGTTCACCAAGGGTCGGGGTTTCACCCACGCCTTCAACGTCGCCGCGGAGGACATGAAGGATCATCCGGGTGGGTTGACCTATGCGTTGCTCGCCAACATCACGCCCAATACGAAAGCCGTCGCGCTGTCGGAAACGACGGGCGGCAAGTGCGTCTACCCGACCACGCAGTCGGTCTATGACCACAGCTATCCGCTCAGCCGCTACGTCTACATCTACGTCAACCATAAGCCGGGCACGAAGCTTCCGGCGAAGGTCAGGGAATTCCTGAAGGCCGTGCTGAGCCGCGAAGGCCAGCAGCAGGTGGCGAATGACGGCGTCTACATTCCGTTGCAGGCGTCGGTCGTGAAGGAAGAACTCGCCAAACTCGACACGATGTAG
- a CDS encoding TonB-dependent siderophore receptor gives MNSSRNGAKTTKRVRMIGACSLLAIACGMASPAAAQTAPAASDDQTAAAPQDADTNNGNTPTDIVIRGRFVNDAAVSATKMDIRILDTPASTESYNNNFLKAIETTNVSDLYRYMTGVQRAGNTSYDITFRGFKTSGNDRGAILTDGLPGLSVRFGSPPTIGTDHIELVKGPTAVLYGQGQPGGFINIISKKPKFTPSFEIGFKGVMGVGSYDRQLGGLFSFDYTGPVDKDQTLAVRVVGELGYTRGFRKNSYEQPIYISPSATWKISSKDTLTIGGEYRYVKTHYDTYLVAPGNDASLIAKIDTNYQGKDDYLVERGAIGNLYYTHNFSDSVKFYVGYRYVDHEDRQRNFDVNAFASSPNQLTTITRRARGQLNQRTYSFVDTNLTAKFEIAGIKNNVLIGFNGGQETASLNRTQFYNCTPTPAPACTSLNLNVYNPAINTAPAIETFPQFNTGQSSNLNWRYTTQNSLGGYASDLISFGDFVKVMVGVRYADERQTISDKRITTFVPVKKKDSKWLPQAGLLIEPTKQLTIYAAYSSSYVPVAAASFDVFGLNPFKPTEAKSYEGGVKANLFGERLNLTAAYFDIERKNVLNTFSCPANLAALNAFIAANGITIPANAPRDAAGNLIPASGTCSNQLGSDRSRGFEIEVNATPLPGWQITGGYAHTKARVVSSNIAPQIGARQTNSPDNALNFWTRYDIQSGSLENLGFGLGVSYIGKRVGLLPTVGAVGPEAGTLPLKAYTTVDAGIYYKVGDNLDLTLKVTNLLDARYIESAGFTANIQLVPGTPRLLTATARFHF, from the coding sequence ATGAACAGCAGCCGAAACGGCGCGAAGACAACGAAGCGCGTGCGGATGATCGGCGCTTGTTCGCTGCTGGCGATCGCGTGCGGCATGGCATCGCCTGCTGCGGCGCAAACGGCGCCAGCCGCCAGCGACGATCAAACCGCTGCCGCACCCCAAGACGCCGATACGAACAACGGCAATACGCCGACCGACATCGTCATTCGCGGCCGCTTCGTCAACGACGCCGCGGTGAGCGCGACCAAGATGGACATTCGCATCCTCGACACGCCGGCCAGCACCGAAAGCTACAACAACAACTTTCTAAAGGCGATCGAGACGACCAACGTATCGGACCTCTATCGCTACATGACCGGTGTCCAGCGCGCGGGTAACACGAGCTACGACATCACGTTTCGCGGCTTCAAGACATCGGGCAACGATCGCGGCGCGATTCTGACCGACGGTTTGCCGGGTCTCTCCGTTCGCTTCGGTTCGCCGCCTACGATCGGCACCGACCATATCGAGCTGGTCAAGGGGCCGACCGCCGTTCTTTACGGCCAGGGTCAACCGGGCGGCTTCATCAACATCATTTCCAAGAAACCGAAATTTACGCCCTCGTTCGAGATCGGCTTCAAAGGGGTGATGGGCGTCGGCTCGTATGACCGTCAACTCGGCGGGCTGTTCTCGTTCGATTATACCGGCCCTGTCGACAAGGATCAGACGCTCGCCGTTCGGGTCGTCGGCGAGCTCGGCTATACGCGCGGGTTCCGCAAGAACTCGTATGAGCAACCGATCTACATCTCGCCGAGCGCGACCTGGAAAATCTCGTCCAAGGATACGCTGACCATCGGCGGCGAGTATCGCTACGTAAAGACGCACTACGACACGTACCTCGTCGCGCCCGGCAACGACGCCAGCCTGATCGCGAAGATCGACACCAACTATCAGGGGAAGGACGACTATCTCGTCGAGCGCGGGGCGATCGGCAACCTGTATTACACGCACAATTTCAGCGACAGCGTGAAGTTCTATGTCGGTTATCGTTATGTCGATCACGAGGATCGGCAGCGCAATTTCGACGTCAATGCCTTTGCCTCGTCGCCCAACCAGCTGACCACGATCACGCGCCGCGCCCGCGGACAGCTCAATCAGCGCACATACAGCTTCGTCGATACCAATTTGACGGCGAAGTTCGAAATCGCCGGGATCAAGAACAACGTGCTGATCGGCTTCAACGGCGGCCAGGAAACGGCGAGTCTCAATCGCACGCAATTCTACAATTGCACGCCGACCCCGGCGCCGGCCTGCACGTCGCTGAACCTCAACGTCTATAACCCGGCGATCAACACCGCGCCTGCGATCGAGACCTTCCCGCAGTTCAATACCGGACAATCGTCCAATCTCAATTGGCGCTACACCACGCAGAACTCGCTCGGCGGCTATGCGTCGGATCTCATTTCGTTCGGCGATTTCGTGAAGGTGATGGTCGGGGTGCGTTATGCCGATGAACGGCAGACGATTTCCGACAAGCGGATCACGACGTTCGTGCCGGTCAAGAAAAAGGACAGCAAGTGGCTGCCCCAGGCCGGCCTGCTGATCGAGCCCACCAAGCAGCTCACGATCTACGCCGCATACAGTTCGTCCTACGTGCCGGTCGCGGCCGCGTCGTTCGACGTCTTCGGGCTGAACCCGTTCAAGCCGACCGAGGCGAAATCTTACGAGGGCGGCGTCAAGGCCAACCTGTTCGGCGAGCGCCTGAACCTGACGGCGGCGTATTTCGACATCGAGCGCAAGAACGTTCTCAATACCTTCTCGTGCCCGGCCAACCTCGCCGCGCTCAACGCCTTTATCGCGGCCAACGGCATCACCATCCCCGCGAATGCGCCGCGCGATGCCGCGGGCAATTTGATCCCGGCCAGCGGGACCTGTTCGAACCAGCTCGGCTCCGACCGCTCGCGCGGCTTCGAGATCGAGGTCAACGCGACACCGCTGCCCGGCTGGCAGATCACCGGCGGCTATGCCCACACCAAGGCGCGTGTCGTATCGTCGAACATCGCGCCGCAAATCGGCGCGCGGCAGACCAACTCGCCGGACAATGCGCTGAACTTCTGGACCAGGTACGATATCCAGTCGGGCTCGCTCGAAAATCTCGGGTTCGGCCTCGGCGTGTCATATATCGGCAAGCGCGTCGGTCTTTTGCCGACGGTCGGCGCGGTCGGGCCCGAAGCGGGAACCCTGCCGCTCAAGGCCTACACGACGGTCGATGCCGGCATCTATTACAAGGTCGGCGATAACCTCGACCTGACGCTGAAGGTCACCAACCTGCTGGATGCGCGCTACATCGAAAGCGCCGGCTTCACCGCCAACATCCAGTTGGTACCTGGCACGCCGCGCCTGCTGACGGCAACCGCACGGTTCCACTTCTAA
- a CDS encoding PstS family phosphate ABC transporter substrate-binding protein, whose product MDEIIGDATRRIAASGTTVRYDLDLKSTRSAPAALIAGNSLLAPMGAAMEPADRAAFRAAWGSDPIEFRIAHDSLVPGTLSSPTAILVAVDNPLRRITLAQIRRVFASSADGTAAVRWGDLGLGGRWRTRPIRAVALARDTAIGRFALAGPLRASAFAAAVEGKRQSRDVAAAVAADDAAIGLANANFAGPRVRALAVIDDRGRTTAPTRAGIRSGRYPFDRFLLIYARREADGAIAPAATLLLESLLSDAGQAAIGRQSRGYLPLNRSELAVERVKLNKNIKPQ is encoded by the coding sequence ATGGACGAAATTATCGGCGACGCGACACGGCGGATCGCGGCGTCGGGCACGACGGTACGATACGATCTCGATCTCAAGAGCACGCGATCGGCGCCCGCTGCGCTGATCGCGGGGAACTCGCTGCTCGCGCCGATGGGTGCCGCAATGGAGCCTGCAGATCGCGCCGCATTCCGCGCGGCATGGGGCAGCGATCCGATCGAGTTCCGCATTGCCCACGACTCGCTCGTCCCCGGCACGTTATCGTCGCCGACCGCTATCCTGGTTGCCGTCGACAATCCGTTGCGGCGGATCACCCTGGCCCAGATTCGGCGCGTGTTCGCGTCGAGCGCCGACGGTACGGCGGCGGTGCGTTGGGGCGATCTCGGCCTCGGCGGCCGCTGGCGAACGCGGCCGATCCGCGCGGTTGCGCTGGCCCGCGACACGGCGATCGGCCGGTTTGCCTTGGCCGGGCCGCTGCGCGCATCTGCGTTCGCGGCGGCGGTCGAGGGCAAGCGCCAATCGCGGGATGTAGCGGCGGCGGTGGCGGCGGACGACGCGGCGATCGGCCTGGCCAATGCCAACTTTGCGGGCCCCCGCGTCAGAGCATTGGCGGTGATCGACGACCGTGGCCGCACCACCGCGCCGACCCGTGCCGGCATCCGTTCCGGCCGCTATCCGTTCGACCGATTTCTGCTGATCTACGCCCGTCGCGAGGCCGATGGCGCCATCGCGCCTGCCGCTACATTGCTGCTCGAATCGCTGCTGTCCGACGCTGGTCAGGCGGCGATCGGCCGGCAATCGCGCGGATACCTGCCGTTGAATCGCAGTGAACTTGCCGTCGAACGCGTGAAACTCAATAAAAACATTAAACCACAATAA
- a CDS encoding PstS family phosphate ABC transporter substrate-binding protein, whose amino-acid sequence MCAGLASAQDAAPPSKPGQLIWVEPSAAPVFPQTEEEKKAGMVEGRTLPAPELLQPDLDPALPRYIPTKGLKLKAHFRAGVSDVLPGLAAAWVAAFRKYHPGFQLDLVKPYAGSLGALELIKGNLDLVFVSRELKPTDISGFNAKFGYPPFSVPISGGTWRHFGFLDAIAFMVNPDNPIRKLSFEQLDAAFSSTRLRGGKPIKTWGDLGLTGEWANRPVHLYGIKPWNGFEEFVREHVLSTPQGRGEWNDKIHYDETFFNIARRVAADPEALGYTGLSAIDSEVKIVPLSVEGGPALSPSYENVASAAYPLSRVLYLNTNARSGAALNPALREFLRFVLSREGQAVVRKQGIYLPLRVGQVARSQAYIEGK is encoded by the coding sequence ATGTGCGCCGGACTGGCGAGCGCCCAGGACGCCGCACCGCCGTCGAAGCCCGGCCAGCTGATCTGGGTCGAGCCGTCAGCCGCGCCGGTCTTTCCGCAGACCGAGGAAGAGAAGAAGGCGGGGATGGTCGAAGGGCGCACGTTGCCCGCACCCGAATTGCTACAGCCCGATCTCGATCCCGCCCTTCCACGCTATATTCCTACCAAAGGTCTCAAGCTCAAAGCGCATTTCCGCGCCGGCGTGTCGGACGTCTTGCCCGGCCTCGCCGCGGCGTGGGTGGCGGCGTTCCGCAAATATCATCCCGGCTTCCAGCTCGATCTGGTCAAACCGTATGCCGGCAGCCTCGGTGCGCTCGAGTTGATCAAGGGCAATCTCGACCTCGTATTCGTATCGCGCGAACTCAAGCCGACCGACATTTCGGGGTTCAACGCGAAGTTCGGATACCCGCCGTTTTCGGTGCCGATCTCCGGCGGGACCTGGCGTCATTTTGGGTTCCTCGACGCGATCGCGTTCATGGTCAATCCGGACAATCCGATCCGCAAGCTCAGCTTTGAACAGCTCGACGCCGCCTTCTCCTCGACGCGGTTGCGTGGTGGAAAGCCGATCAAAACCTGGGGTGATCTCGGCCTGACCGGCGAGTGGGCGAACCGTCCGGTGCATCTCTACGGCATCAAGCCGTGGAACGGGTTCGAGGAGTTCGTGCGCGAACACGTCCTATCGACGCCGCAAGGCCGCGGCGAGTGGAACGACAAGATCCATTACGACGAAACCTTCTTCAACATCGCGCGCCGGGTTGCGGCCGATCCCGAAGCACTTGGCTATACCGGCTTGTCGGCGATCGATTCCGAAGTGAAGATCGTGCCGCTCAGCGTGGAGGGTGGTCCCGCTTTGTCGCCGAGCTACGAGAATGTCGCGAGCGCTGCCTATCCGCTGTCGCGCGTCCTGTACCTGAACACGAACGCGCGGTCGGGCGCGGCGCTCAATCCGGCGTTGCGCGAATTCCTGCGCTTTGTGCTGAGCCGCGAGGGCCAGGCCGTGGTTCGCAAGCAAGGCATCTATCTGCCGCTCCGCGTAGGCCAGGTCGCGCGCAGCCAGGCCTATATCGAGGGCAAGTGA
- a CDS encoding substrate-binding domain-containing protein, translated as MQGKLTIVGARAMARVVERWVAIFRREHPDVDVIVAPAGSGVVAEALADGVADVAPLPRVLNQSERGLTMASSRDPRGVVVGFASARGQSSARPLVIYLNKATGGQPNGIATEFARVALSPEGQRQFAAGALTGVERKHALSALGGLVGGMPATAQ; from the coding sequence TTGCAGGGCAAACTCACGATCGTCGGCGCACGCGCCATGGCGCGGGTTGTCGAACGCTGGGTGGCGATCTTCCGCCGCGAACATCCGGACGTCGATGTGATCGTTGCTCCTGCTGGATCGGGCGTCGTCGCCGAAGCGCTGGCCGACGGCGTGGCCGATGTCGCGCCGTTGCCGCGCGTGCTGAACCAGAGCGAGCGCGGTCTGACAATGGCGTCGAGCCGCGATCCGCGCGGCGTCGTTGTCGGGTTCGCTTCGGCGAGGGGGCAATCAAGCGCTCGACCTTTGGTCATCTATCTCAACAAAGCGACCGGTGGACAGCCGAATGGCATTGCGACCGAATTCGCGCGCGTGGCGCTCAGTCCTGAAGGTCAGCGCCAATTCGCCGCGGGTGCCCTGACCGGCGTGGAGCGCAAGCATGCCTTGTCCGCGCTCGGCGGTCTCGTCGGTGGCATGCCGGCAACGGCACAATGA